The following proteins are co-located in the Romeriopsis navalis LEGE 11480 genome:
- a CDS encoding (Fe-S)-binding protein, whose translation MQAPEKPATAQDFLGFDPTNPPDPNQIDACVHCGFCLATCPSYRVIGKENDSPRGRIYLMDGINTGEVEFTDTSIQHFDSCLGCLACVTTCPSGVQYDQLIEATRAQVTRNADRPLMERLLRQGIFNIFPYPDRLRLLLRPVSLYQKFGLQKWVRSTGLLGKISPQLAAMEGMLTEIPDKAWRDTLPEIIPAQGEPRYRVGMLLGCVQRLFNPDVNEATVRVLTANGCEVAIPPSQGCCGALSHHQGQEAQAEDLARQTIDSFAAANVDYVLINASGCGHTLKEYGHILKDDEQYRDRAKAFSAKVKDVQEFLAEVGLTTPLSPLQDAPLTMVYQDACHMLHGQKISVQPRQLLKQIPGVKLREPIDAALCCGSAGVYNILQPEVAHELGQQKANNLTNTGAQVIASANIGCYVQISKHLEMQGKAVPVLHPMQLLDMAIQGQQLLPPAN comes from the coding sequence ATGCAAGCACCTGAAAAGCCCGCTACTGCGCAAGATTTCCTCGGCTTTGACCCGACCAATCCCCCCGATCCAAACCAGATCGATGCCTGCGTACATTGTGGCTTTTGCCTCGCCACCTGCCCGAGCTATCGCGTTATTGGCAAGGAAAACGACTCCCCCCGTGGCCGCATATATCTCATGGACGGGATTAATACGGGTGAAGTTGAGTTTACTGACACCTCAATCCAGCATTTCGACTCCTGCTTGGGCTGTCTCGCCTGCGTCACCACTTGCCCTTCAGGGGTGCAATACGACCAACTGATCGAAGCCACCCGCGCCCAAGTCACCCGGAATGCCGATCGTCCCCTGATGGAACGACTGCTCCGCCAAGGAATTTTCAACATCTTTCCCTATCCCGATCGATTGCGCTTACTCTTACGTCCCGTCAGTCTGTATCAAAAATTCGGTCTGCAAAAATGGGTGCGATCAACTGGATTACTCGGCAAAATCTCCCCCCAGCTCGCAGCAATGGAGGGGATGCTAACCGAAATTCCGGATAAAGCCTGGCGCGATACCCTGCCCGAAATCATCCCGGCCCAAGGCGAGCCGCGTTACCGCGTCGGCATGCTGCTCGGCTGCGTCCAACGTTTATTCAACCCCGACGTGAATGAAGCCACGGTGCGGGTGCTGACTGCCAACGGCTGCGAAGTGGCAATTCCCCCCAGCCAGGGCTGCTGCGGGGCCCTTTCCCATCACCAAGGCCAAGAAGCGCAAGCCGAGGATTTAGCCCGGCAAACGATCGACAGCTTCGCAGCCGCCAATGTCGATTACGTCCTGATCAATGCTTCCGGCTGCGGCCACACCCTCAAAGAGTACGGCCATATTCTAAAAGATGACGAACAGTACCGTGATCGGGCCAAGGCTTTCAGTGCCAAGGTCAAAGATGTCCAAGAATTTCTGGCTGAAGTCGGACTGACGACACCCCTCTCACCCCTGCAAGATGCGCCACTGACAATGGTGTATCAAGACGCCTGCCACATGCTCCACGGCCAGAAAATCAGCGTCCAACCACGCCAACTGCTGAAGCAAATTCCAGGGGTAAAACTGCGAGAACCGATCGATGCAGCCCTCTGCTGCGGTAGCGCTGGCGTTTACAACATTCTGCAACCCGAAGTTGCCCACGAACTCGGCCAACAAAAAGCCAACAACTTGACGAACACAGGCGCACAGGTCATCGCCTCAGCCAATATCGGCTGCTACGTTCAAATCTCCAAACATCTCGAAATGCAAGGTAAAGCCGTACCCGTCCTCCATCCCATGCAACTACTGGATATGGCCATTCAAGGTCAGCAACTATTACCACCGGCCAATTAA